A stretch of DNA from Spirosoma endbachense:
CGTCTTCAGTTCAAATGATTCATAATAGTGATACCCTCCTAATCGGCGACTGTATTTTATTGGTGCCCGGTAACGATCGCGCATTTGAGTCAGGTCATCTTTAAGGGTACGCTCAGCTACCCCGCAGATGCGCATCAGTTCGGCGGTAGGAATAGCGGCTCCACGTTTTAGCAGCTCATTGATGCGCTGAAAACGTTGCGATTGTGAAACGGGCATAAAGTCAAAAAATAATTGATCAGATACAGGTATCGTGCATGGAGTATGCACGATACGGAAACACCTTTGTAGAGTCAACCCAAGTAACTAAATTTTTTTTTAAAATCACATTCACCTTTCCACACGAATTCCTATCTATTTATATGCAGTTTCGACTTACCCTACGCCCCGTCAATCGCCAGACGTTGGTTCCCTTCAATTACGCCTACCGGCTGAGTGGCTTTATTTATTCGGTGCTGGCCGACGCTGATAAACAATACGCGGATTTTCTGCATGAACAGGGGTATGAATATTCGAGCACCCGGCGCTTCAAGCTGTTCACGTTTTCGGATTTAATCATGCCCAATGTGCGTGTAGACGTACGAGCGGGCGGCATGTGGGTCAACTCGCCTTACATTGAGTGGGTGGTTAGTTTCTACGTTGATCAGGCAGCCCAGCGTTTTATTATGGGTTTGTTTCAGAATCAACGTTGCGTGATTGCGTCGCCCCGTCACCGGGCGGAGTTTATTGTCGAGCGTGTAGAATCCGTACCAATGGAGATCAGGAGCCAAACGGTACAGCTCAAAACACTATCTCCAGTAGTGATTGCCGAGAAAGACAAGCGGGGTATGGACCAGTATTTACACCCCGCCGACGAGCAGTTCGGCCCCTTACTGGTCTCGAACCTACTGGCGAAGTATGCCAGCGTACAGCCCGTAATACCCGTAGGCGTACTACCTGACGATGGCCTGGCTACTACTTCTCTAACGTACCAATTGCTGCCCAATCCGGGACGTAATGCCGCCCAGCGGGATGCCGCCCAGCCTAAATCAAGGTTACTGACGATAAAAGAGGGATCGCGGGAAGAAACCCGGATTAAAGGGTATTATGGCTTCAACTTCGAGCTAAGCGGCACAACGGAATTATTGGAACTGGCGGTGCTGGCAGGGGTGGGGAGGTATAATGCAGAAGGGTTTGGAGCAGTGGGGATTGTTGAAGCCAAACCTATTTTTGGGAAGCCTGATTTTCCTTCTTCGCCATGAAGATATTCCAGTCAAAACCTTTCAGAAATGTATTCATTGCATACTCAGCTTTAGCCTGAGAACTTTCTTCAGCAGTGTCAAATTTGCGACTTAGCGGGTGATGAGGAGGACGTTTGTGTTCTGGAATACTAGGCAACAGTCTGTGAATTACTCCCCTTTTTTAGCCATTTGGGCCTCTTTGATACGTTTCATCGCTTCATCAGGTGATATACGTTCAACTGGAAGGCTAAGAATTTCCTCCCAAGTCATTTCACGAATAGTCTTACCTGTAATGGAATTTTTAACCGCACCAAAGTCTTTTGATTTCTTGTTCATCGGCCAGTTTTACTTGATGATAGAAGTATCGACCTCTTTCGGAGTCGTAATTCAAAGCTACAAGCAAAAACCGAAAATTGCTACTCTGGCCGATCACATAATAAAAGCAGTCAGACGCTGGATAACCCGGAATGGGTATCCAAACTGCCATTGTACTATGGCGGATACTTTTGAGTTCTATGTGGTTAGTTTTTATCGCCCGAAGCTCATCAATAGTCAGAAGACTAAAGTCATCAACCGGTTCAGGGAGGTCATAATCTTCTGTCATATGAGTGTTAAAATAGGCCTAGGCGCAGTTTGGTGCGATTGGCAAGGTGCAACTTATCCCTACGGACTATATTTCAATTCCCGTCATCACCAAGACCTATATTATTACCGTTCAAATCGGATTTACAAAGGTATTTGGAAAGATCGGTCAAATCCAAGAGTTTTGTAAAATAAAACAGAGATAAAGTTACAACTTTATCTCTACTTACTATTGAGAAAATAACTGTCCTATGCTTAAAGAACTTGTCCAATTCACTCAGAGCCTGAAAGAACAGGAGATGAATACTATCGGTGTAGTTCCCAAGGAGGGATTACATGTTGTTCTAACTCTAAGAAAGGAAGATAATCAAGTATACTGGCCACCAGGCAGTTTCGAACCTTACGTATACTCAAAGAAAGATAAGACACCTAGCGAGCAACTGCAACGATGTGCAGCCTGGGCACAAGCGGCCTGGATGGTCAATACCAACAAGTGCTTCGACTTGCCAGCCAAAGGAATTCACTCGTGCTCTCCGTATTGCCTGGCTTTCAAACGGGAATCTTTGAAAGGTGGCGCTAAATACACAGATGCCAAGACGAAACTGCCGGAGCGAATAAACGCTTATTTCGCCAAAGCCATTGACTTGTTGGACGATGAATCCGAAATGCAACGTATCGAAGTCTTCAAATATGCCTTAAACAGCGAAGAAAAACTGGATGCTATTTTAAATCAGATTCCAGAATATGAGTCGCTAAAAGATGCGAACTACATTGTCTTTTACCTGAGTGAGCCGCTTGAAGCTTACCAAAAAGCAAATACGAAATATTTAGCAGACAAACTGTTCAATACGAATCAATTCAATCTATCAGTTGATGAGATGGTGTACGGAACCAGCGATTTTTTCAATGGGTTCCCAGCTAAGAAAGCCTATCTATCACACCAGACCGCTTCGTTCGATATAGCCGGACGTATTTCTTCTGTCGAAGCTCGTGCTTTGTTTGAATTCCAAGACATCATGGGGCGAGGTATTCTGCCGAGACCGTTGCCCATTTTCGTTGATCGAGATGAGTTAAAGAAAGACGCTATTGCGCTGTTTAAAAAAGGCGCTGAAGACGGCGAGCGAATTGGCTATAAAGAAATTATAGAAACGCTGAATGAAAACCCAAGGCATAAAGACGACATAGGAAACTACTATCTCCTTTTCTATCTGGCTGGTGAAATCAAAGACTTCGATTTTGTTTCCAAGTTTGAGTACTCCCTGAATGACGAAGCAGATAAGCCATGGAAAGTGACTGACTGGTTCTCTATTAATTACCAGCCGACTGTCAGCAATGTTTTTGACTTCCAGTATTCTATTCTGGTGTCGATTCTCAACAATTCATTGGTTGTCAAAACGAAAGCTGGTGGATTTCAATACAAATTCTTCGATGATATCGATGCGAAGTATTGCAAATCAGACAATACATATCTGTTGGTAATGAAATACCGTAAAGCCTTTTATGATTTCATCTATAAGTCAAAAAGACAGGCCGTTACACAACAGATGTTCGATGATATTCTACAGACCAGCATTCTTGATGACCTACGGCTGGACGAAATCAAAAATAATCGTCATACACAAGAATATTCGATTCGCCAGAAGCTGAATATCTGGTTCAGCCTTACTGAAAACTTTGAGCGTAAACATAAACCCATTGAAACTATGGCCAACAAGTTACAGGCACACCGAAAATTCATTCATCAGCTTACGAAAAACGAAGCTACCATCGAGACCGATGAGCAATATGCTTTTACGGTTGGTCAGGTCATTTATTACTTACTTACCAAAAGTAAAACCAGCGATACCAGTTACAAACGACTGGAACCCTTTCTGCAGCAGGTTCATGCCAAGGAATTGAATAAGGCCATCGCCCGCTTATTCGATACGTATAAGCACGAAACATTCTCGTCCAACTTTCGTACGCCATTTGCTGAAGTTATGGCATACGAGACAAAAGCCAGTATTCGTGACCTAATGCCGACTACACTAGCGGGAATTTTCTCCCAAAATGCGCTATTCAGCGACAAGGAGACAAAAGAGGAAGCTGAAACGGAGCCAACCCCGATAGAAGAATAAAATCAACCTTTAACCACCCAATTAAACAAATATCATGAGTCAATCCTTTAAGAACCGCGTTTTTGGCTGTGCCATTATTAAATCAATCAATTCAAATTATAACGCGGATTTTACGCACCAGCCCCGCACCCTTCCTGACGGTACAGTGTATGCTACAGACAAAGCATTAAAATATTCTATTCGCAATTATCTGGTTAAGCATTTAGAGGAGGAGCGCGTATTTTATTTCAAAAGTCTGAGCGATGAAATGCAACCGCGCGATCTTGACCAGACATACATTAAGCATTTTACCGCTTTCCCAACCGTAGAGAAAGGCAAAGATGCAGCCGTAAAAGCTCGTATGCAGATTCTTGAGAATTTATTGAAATGCATTGATATTCGGCTGTTTGGCGGCACGTTTGCCAGCTCGGGGGCTAATCTTTCATTGCATGGTACGGTGCAGTTTACGCATGGTGTTAATCGCTTCCCAGAGGGAATTATTTACTCGGAGCAAATTTCGTCGCCATTTCGTAATTCCAACGACAAAAGCGCAGATTCGATGCAGACGACCCTAGGCACTCAATTTAAATTACGCGAAGGCCACTATGTTCACCATCTGTCTGTCAATCCCCGGAATCTGGAAGATATGGCCACATTGGTTAGTAGTGATGGCGTCACAGATGAGGATATTGCCAAGTTGAAGCAGGCGCTACGTTCGGGGGTTACGCTCTATGATTCAGCTGCCAAAGCCGGTACTGAAAACGAGCTATTGCTCTGGGTACAACTTAAGGCTGACTCTAAACTAGTCTTACCATCGTTTGTTGAGTTGGTAAGTGTGACTGTTGGTGAAAATGAAAGCCGGGAAATCGACTTGACTAAAGTGAGTGCCATTCTTGGCCGGGAGCACATCAAAAGTCAGATTGAGAAAATTGAGCTTTACTATGATCAAGCTGTAACGACCGTACTGAATGCGCCCGAAGGCGCTGAGGTTCTGGAACTAAATTAATTCGGCAATGGCGAACCAAAAACTGATTTCGTTCGACTTGCGGGCTGACTTTGGGTTTTTCAAGAAACCAGATTATAACGATGGCCTATTGTTGTCGTATAATATTCTCCATAAACCGGCTTTACTAGGAATC
This window harbors:
- a CDS encoding CRISPR-associated endoribonuclease Cas6 translates to MQFRLTLRPVNRQTLVPFNYAYRLSGFIYSVLADADKQYADFLHEQGYEYSSTRRFKLFTFSDLIMPNVRVDVRAGGMWVNSPYIEWVVSFYVDQAAQRFIMGLFQNQRCVIASPRHRAEFIVERVESVPMEIRSQTVQLKTLSPVVIAEKDKRGMDQYLHPADEQFGPLLVSNLLAKYASVQPVIPVGVLPDDGLATTSLTYQLLPNPGRNAAQRDAAQPKSRLLTIKEGSREETRIKGYYGFNFELSGTTELLELAVLAGVGRYNAEGFGAVGIVEAKPIFGKPDFPSSP
- a CDS encoding type I CRISPR-associated protein Cas7, with protein sequence MSQSFKNRVFGCAIIKSINSNYNADFTHQPRTLPDGTVYATDKALKYSIRNYLVKHLEEERVFYFKSLSDEMQPRDLDQTYIKHFTAFPTVEKGKDAAVKARMQILENLLKCIDIRLFGGTFASSGANLSLHGTVQFTHGVNRFPEGIIYSEQISSPFRNSNDKSADSMQTTLGTQFKLREGHYVHHLSVNPRNLEDMATLVSSDGVTDEDIAKLKQALRSGVTLYDSAAKAGTENELLLWVQLKADSKLVLPSFVELVSVTVGENESREIDLTKVSAILGREHIKSQIEKIELYYDQAVTTVLNAPEGAEVLELN